In Struthio camelus isolate bStrCam1 chromosome 4, bStrCam1.hap1, whole genome shotgun sequence, a genomic segment contains:
- the PDCL2 gene encoding phosducin-like protein 2 isoform X1 codes for MQDPNEDTEWNDVLRDFGILPPKEKPKDEIEEMVLRLQKEAEVKPYERMNLKELKEAEDDFDEADMKAVEMYRQQRLQEWKCLQRRQKYGELREICGEQYVKEVTNAPEDVWVIIHLYRSSVPMCLLVNQHLGLLAKKFPEAKFVKAIVNSCIQNYHDRCLPTIFVYKTGQIKGRFIGIAECGGINLKVEELEWKLAEVGAIKSDLEENPKKDIIDMMTFSMQNISAHKDTNAKSSDVMKPSIT; via the exons GATCCAAATGAAGATACTGAATGGAATGATGTATTGAGAGACTTTGGAATTCTTCCtccaaaagaaaaaccaaaagatGAAATTGAAGAAATGGTTTTACGcttgcagaaagaagcagaag TGAAACCTTATGAAAGAATGAATCTTAAAGAATTAAAGGAAGCTGAAGATGACTTTGATGAGGCTGATATGAAAGCTGTTGAAATGTACAG gcaGCAACGCTTGCAAGAATGGAAGTGTCTTCAGCGGAGACAGAAGTATGGGGAGCTAAGAGAAATATGTGGAGAGCAGTATGTAAAGGAAGTCACAAATGCTCCAGAAGATGTTTGGGTTATAATTCATCTTTATCGATCAAG CGTCCCAATGTGTTTACTAGTTAACCAACATCTTGGCCTGCTAGCCAAGAAGTTTCCAGAAGCCAAGTTTGTCAAAGCCATTGTGAACAGCTGCATTCAGAATTACCATGACAGATGTTTACCCACAATATTTGTATATAAAACTGGTCAAATAAAAGGCAGGTTCATTGGAATAGCTGAATGTGGGGGCATAAATCTTAAAGTGGAAG AGCTCGAATGGAAGCTAGCAGAAGTCGGAGCAATAAAATCTGACTTAGAAGAAAACCCCAAAAAGGACATTATAGATATGATGACATTTTCaatgcaaaatatttctgctCACAAAGACACCAATGCAAAAAGCAGTGATGTGATGAAACCAAGCATTACTTAA
- the PDCL2 gene encoding phosducin-like protein 2 isoform X2 — MNLKELKEAEDDFDEADMKAVEMYRQQRLQEWKCLQRRQKYGELREICGEQYVKEVTNAPEDVWVIIHLYRSSVPMCLLVNQHLGLLAKKFPEAKFVKAIVNSCIQNYHDRCLPTIFVYKTGQIKGRFIGIAECGGINLKVEELEWKLAEVGAIKSDLEENPKKDIIDMMTFSMQNISAHKDTNAKSSDVMKPSIT, encoded by the exons ATGAATCTTAAAGAATTAAAGGAAGCTGAAGATGACTTTGATGAGGCTGATATGAAAGCTGTTGAAATGTACAG gcaGCAACGCTTGCAAGAATGGAAGTGTCTTCAGCGGAGACAGAAGTATGGGGAGCTAAGAGAAATATGTGGAGAGCAGTATGTAAAGGAAGTCACAAATGCTCCAGAAGATGTTTGGGTTATAATTCATCTTTATCGATCAAG CGTCCCAATGTGTTTACTAGTTAACCAACATCTTGGCCTGCTAGCCAAGAAGTTTCCAGAAGCCAAGTTTGTCAAAGCCATTGTGAACAGCTGCATTCAGAATTACCATGACAGATGTTTACCCACAATATTTGTATATAAAACTGGTCAAATAAAAGGCAGGTTCATTGGAATAGCTGAATGTGGGGGCATAAATCTTAAAGTGGAAG AGCTCGAATGGAAGCTAGCAGAAGTCGGAGCAATAAAATCTGACTTAGAAGAAAACCCCAAAAAGGACATTATAGATATGATGACATTTTCaatgcaaaatatttctgctCACAAAGACACCAATGCAAAAAGCAGTGATGTGATGAAACCAAGCATTACTTAA